The following are encoded together in the Syngnathus scovelli strain Florida chromosome 12, RoL_Ssco_1.2, whole genome shotgun sequence genome:
- the abcg8 gene encoding ATP-binding cassette sub-family G member 8 has protein sequence MVYPLHDSTIMTARHKTRLFSSEEDSSLYFTYSGDCNQLEVNNLYYEVDTAAQIPWYEKLSEFKLPWEVKGDKQTAINKLSLRVCSGQMLAVIGSSGCGKTSLLDIITCRDESGGVTSGHILINGRPNTPQLVKKSIAHVRQDDRLLPHLTVRETLAFVAKLRLPTHFTQAQRDQRVDDVIAELRLRQCAHTRVGNDYIRGISGGERRRVSIAVQLLWNPGILILDEPTSGLDSFTAHNLVITLSRLARGNRLVLLSVHQPRSDIFQLFDLVVLLSSGSAVYCGAAREMVPYFTALGHPCPRYCNPSDFYVDLISIDRRSPEQEARCLERARMLAEQFSERVGDTDDHMWKSGMALMHSERFPVCSSSSQSGRTEDDRVVVISKVRDRLPGLQQFAILIRRHMYNDYRDLVTVLVHGLEALLMSLLVGFLYYGAGEQPLSIQDSVALLYMIGALTPFAVVLDVIAKCHAERAMLYHELEDGMYSVTSYFFAKVLGELPEHCVFTLVYALPIYWLAGLNEAPERFLLNFLLVWLMVYCSRAMALFVAAALPTLQTSAFMGNSLFTVFYLTGGFVISLENMWLVASWLSHASFMRWGFQGLLLVQFRGNRYAISVGNFTLDVDGINVVKMMNMNQYPLYSCYLVLLAMCLVFMVLYYICLKFIKQKSSQDW, from the exons ATGGTTTACCCTCTGCATGACAGCACCATCATGACAGCAAGACACAAAACTCGA TTGTTCTCATCAGAGGAGGACAGCAGCCTCTACTTCACATACAGCGGGGACTGCAACCAGCTGGAAGTCAACAACCTGTACTATGAG GTGGACACAGCGGCGCAGATTCCCTGGTACGAGAAACTATCAGAGTTCAAGCTGCCGTGGGAGGTGAAAGGTGACAAGCAGACGGCCATCAACAAACTGAGCCTGCGCGTTTGTAGCGGCCAGATGCTAGCTGTCATCGGGAGCTCGG GCTGCGGCAAAACGTCACTGCTGGACATCATCACGTGTCGAGACGAGAGCGGCGGCGTGACGTCCGGCCACATTCTGATCAACGGTCGCCCCAACACGCCTCAGCTGGTAAAGAAGAGCATTGCTCACGTGCGGCAGGACGACCGCCTCCTTCCTCACCTGACCGTGCGCGAAACGCTCGCCTTTGTGGCCAAACTCAGGCTGCCCACACACTTCACGCAGGCCCAGCGGGACCAGAGG GTGGACGACGTCATCGCTGAGCTGCGACTGAGGCAGTGTGCCCACACCAGGGTGGGAAACGACTACATTAGAGGGATATCTGGGGGGGAGCGGAGGCGGGTCAGCATAGCGGTCCAACTCCTCTGGAACCCAG GTATTTTGATTCTGGACGAGCCCACGTCGGGTCTGGACAGCTTCACGGCCCACAACCTGGTCATCACGCTGTCCCGCCTGGCCCGGGGGAACCGTCTTGTTCTGCTGTCGGTCCACCAGCCTCGCTCCGACATCTTCCAGCTCTTCGACCTGGTGGTCTTACTGTCGTCAGGCTCAGCTGTGTACTGCGGTGCCGCCCGGGAAATGGTGCCCTACTTCACAGCGCTGGGCCACCCGTGCCCTCGGTACTGCAATCCTTCCGATTTCTACG TGGACCTGATCAGTATAGACCGCCGTAGTCCCGAGCAAGAGGCCCGGTGTCTGGAGCGGGCCCGGATGTTGGCGGAGCAGTTTTCGGAACGGGTCGGGGACACCGACGACCACATGTGGAAGAGCGGCATGGCCCTGATGCACTCTGAGA ggtTCCCGGTTTGCAGCAGCTCCTCGCAGTCCGGCAGGACGGAAGACGACCGAGTCGTCGTCATCTCTAAAGTGAGAGACAGACTACCGGGCCTCCAGCAGTTTGCCATCCTCATCAGGCGCCACATGTACAACGACTACCGAGACCTGGTCACCGTGCTGGTCCACGGCCTAGAAGCCCTGCTCATGTCCCTGCTGGTGGGCTTCCTGTACTACGGTGCCGGAGAGCAGCCTCTGTCCATTCAGGACAGCGTGGCCCTGCTCTACATGATTGGAGCGCTCACACCCTTTGCTGTGGTGCTGGACGTCATAGCTAAAT gtCATGCAGAGAGGGCCATGCTCTACCACGAGCTGGAGGATGGCATGTACTCCGTCACTTCCTACTTCTTTGCAAAG GTGTTGGGCGAGTTACCTGAGCACTGCGTGTTCACCCTGGTGTACGCGCTGCCCATCTACTGGTTGGCAGGCCTGAACGAGGCCCCAGAGCGCTTCCTGCTCAATTTCCTCCTGGTGTGGCTGATGGTCTACTGCAGCCGAGCCATGGCGCTCTTCGTGGCCGCAGCACTGCCTACTCTGCAGACCTCTGCCTTCATGGGCAACTCGCTCTTCACCGTGTTCTACCTGACAGGGGGCTTCGTCATCAGCCTGGAGAACATGTGGCTGG TGGCGTCGTGGCTCTCTCATGCCTCCTTCATGCGTTGGGGCTTCCAGGGGCTTCTGCTCGTGCAGTTCAGAGGAAACAGATACGCCATCAGCGTCGGCAACTTCACCCTGGACGTGGATGGAATAAAT GTGGTAAAGATGATGAACATGAACCAGTACCCTTTGTACTCGTGCTACCTGGTGCTGCTGGCCATGTGCTTGGTCTTCATGGTGCTCTACTACATCTGCCTCAAATTCATCAAGCAGAAATCCAGTCAGGACTGGTGA